The Aquamicrobium lusatiense genome segment TAAATCAGAAGGCCGGCTTCGGCCTTGCTCGTCTCCACCAGCTCGGCCTGCTCATCGGCGAAGGCATTTGTGCCAGCAACCAGCAGAGCAGCGGCTGCAACCCATCCAGTAAAACGTCCCATTGTGTTCTCCTCTAATTTTCTTGTCGATCCGCCCATTTCGGATCGCTTTTTCCACCCCCGGTGTCAGTCAGCCAGCGGGGAAACCTGGCTTTCAAGCAATGCACGGGAGCGCTCGATGTGCCGGCGCATCAGCAACGCTGCGAGTTCTCCGTCCCGCTGGCGCAACGCATCCAGAACCGCAGAATGCTCGGCATGCGCGATGCGGGTGCGGTCGGCGAGGTCCGGCCATACACGCCGGTAGTAACCGCGTGCGCGGCGCCACAGATCAGTTGCAAGCAGGCTCTGAAGCTCCGAATTGTCGGCTATCTCTGCCAGCCGGGCATGGAAGTCCCGGATCGGAAGTGGCCGGCTTTGCTCGCCGTGCTCAATGAGAGGAAGCAGCGACCGCTCGGCCTCGAGCATCGTTTCAAGTTCCTCGATCTGCGTGTCGGTGATCCTTGCCGCTGCGCGACGGCAGACGATTGCCTCCAGCGCGGCGCGAATTTCGTACAGCTCGGAGACCATACGGGCGGTCAAAGGAACAACGCGCACACCGGCGTAGGGCAGCCGCTCGATCAGCCGCCGCTCTTCAAGCAGCCGCATCGCTTCACGCAGCGGGGCACGGCTTACACCAAACCGTGTTGCGAGTTCCGCCTCCCGCAACCGCTCACCCTCAGCGAACTCGCCTGAAATGACCGCGTCGGAAATGATCTGCACGATCTGGTCCGAAAGGGGGGCTGAACTATCCACATCTCACCTTTGTCGACAAAATTGCGAGCTATCTAAAGAAGTGCGGTAAAATATTCGGACGTCAAGCCTGTTTTGTGAGTCTTGCGAAAATTTAGTCGACAATCTCGATTATCTGTGGTGAGTTGCCCCCACAATGAAGCAGCGGAGCTTGCCTTGACTGAGAGTGTGAAATTTGTGTGCTCGTCCGGCGCTGTCGGAAGTGGCATCCACCTGCCGGCCTTCCGTGCCGCTATGGAGCGGCAACCGGATTTTGTCGCGTCCGATGCTGGTACGATTGATGCAGGGCCATATCATCTCGGCGTCGGCAAGGGAGCCTACGCCACCGAGGCCTTGCGGCACGATCTTGAGATATTGCTGACAGAAGTGCCCAAGGGCACACCTGTTCTCGTCGGGTCCGCAGATACGGCAGGCGGCGACCCTCATGTCGATCGTACGCTCGACATCATCAAGGACATCGTCTCGCAGCACGGGTTGAAGCGCCGCATCGCGGTGATCCGTTCAGAACTTGATCCGGCGATGCTCCAGAACGCCTATGATGACGGACGCGTGGTCGCTCTCGACCATGCGCCTGCGCTGGACCGCGACGGCATCGGCCGTTCCACGCGCATCGTCGGCATGATGGGGGTCGAGCCGCTGCAGGAAGCGTTACAGGAGGATGTCGACTTCATTTTGGCCGGCAGATGCAGCGATTCAGCCCTCTTCGCCGCTCTGCCCATCATGCGCGGCATCCCTGAGGGACTTGCCTGGCATGCCGGCAAGATCGTCGAATGCGGCACGCTGACCTGCGAGACCTACGGCAAGGGCGCCATGTTCGGCGAGTTGTTTGCCGATCACGGTATCATCACCCCGGTGGGCGAGGGCCTGCGTTGCACGCCTCAAAGCGTAGCCTCGCACAGCCTGTATGAAAACGGCGATCCGTATCTGCATCGCGAATCATCGGGAACGCTCGACATCACCGACGCGCAGTTCGAGCAGCACGACCCGGTCAGCGTTCGCATTTCCGGCGCTCGCTACATTCCGGCGGACAGGCCGAGCATAAAACTGGAAGGCGTCGAATTCGCCGGCTATCAGTCGATGCTTATGGGCGGCATCAGGGATCCGTTCATCATTCGCCAGTTCGACAAATGGTTGGCGGAAGTGAAAGATGATGTGCGCCAGCGCGCCGCGCGCCTTTTGGGCGATGTGCTGTCGCCGAAAGACTGGAGAATTGACACGCACGCCTATGGGCACAACGCCGTGATGGGCGCTCGCGAGCCTTCCCACGCGCATCCACCGCACGAGATCGGTCTCGCCTTCTGTCTTTCGGCACCGACCCAGGAGCTGGCAAACAAGCTTGCAGAACTGAGCCGGCAGCCCCTGTTGCATCATCCGATTCCCGAATGGTCGGGCTCGATCACGGGCTTCGCCTGCCTGTTCAATCAAGCTCATGTAGAACGGGGACCGTATTGGAGGTTCTCGATGCACCATGTCCTGCTTCCCACGCCGGACGAAACCGTTTTCCGCAGAGAAATCCTCACTCTCGGTTGATCGATAAAGGCAGCCCCTATGAAACTGAGCGATTGCACCGCGCTGATCCGCAGCAAGAACGCCGGCCCCTTCTCCCTCACCTACGACATCATGTTCTCCGATGAGGCTACTTATCAGCATGTGAAACGTTCCGGCGTTATCACCTCCGAGGCCATGGCCGAGAAGATCGGTTGTGATGTCAACGATATAAAGTTCTTCGTCTGTGACAACGCGCTCGCGTTCAAGTTCACGATCCCGAGGTTGCTTCCGGCCGGTGACCCTGCCGATGCCGACCTTCACGGCGGCCAGCAATTCGCGCCGCTGATGGATATCGAGGTTCCGGAATTGTCAAAGTAGGGTGTGATCGATCCACGCCATGCATGTGTCATGCGGCGGGCTGCTGTTCCGTGGGCTGGTTTGTGCGGATGCCCGACCGTTAGAACTCACTGATGACGATCATGCATCCGAAGCAGCAGGGGCATCCCACCATTGACAGATAGTTTGCAATGCAACCTTCGCAACCTGTCGCAAGAGGTATACCGGGACCAAGATGCGCGCAGCCCATCATCGCGGCAGCAAGGAGGCTGAGATACGCGACATTCCGGAAACAACGATACTGCCCGTCGATCGTCTTCGCATCGGTTCGACTGTGGCGAATTGAGCCTCGAGGTCGGATAATCTACCGATCTCGGGGCGCCGGGGCAGATTGGAAACAAGACGTCCACCCGCCCATGGATTTCGAATAGAATAGTCCAACAGTACGGGGACAGACCTCAGACCTCAGACCTCACGCACGCCGCTGTAACCGGTGGCCTTGACCACCTTTGTTACCTTGCAGTCGAAACTCGCCATGCTCTCGCAATGTGCGGCGTTCCGCCTGATCGAGTGCGACACCCACAACAGCGGCGTCTGTCGGCAGAGCCGGGATCTGGCCCGAAATCTGGCCGGTGATCTGGAACGGCTCCGGATCATTGGCGTTGCGGGTATTTCGCAAAAGGGCTATCGGAAATCAGGCCGACCTCAATCGTGGCGTATTCGCAGCGGCGCAGCGCCACAGTTTCCTGTTCCGACATGACCACGACCCTTGCCGATATTTTCCTGAGCAATCGCAAATCCATCATGTGGAGCGTGTTGCGGATCGTGCGTGACCCGCAGACGGCGGAAGATGTCGCGCAGGAGACCTATGTCAGGGCCAGAAAGGCCGTCGAGCACGGTCCCATCGACCACATCGAAGCCTTCCTGTTCCAGACGGCCCGCAACATTGCGCTCAACCACCTGCGCCACCAAAGAACTCGTGGGGCTGTCGAATGCGACGACCTGCCGGCGGCTGATGTCGGCAACATCGCCTCGGATACGCCCTCGCAGGAGGCCGATCTCATCCATCGCCAGAGGTTGCGCCATCTGCACGAGGCCGTGGCGAAGCTACCGCAGCGGGCGAGGACGGTGTGGGTGCTCAGCCGCATCGAGAAATGGTCCTACCCCAGGATTGCCGAGCATCTTGGCGTTTCGCCGAATACCGTCTTCAATGATCTGAAGCTGGCGCATGCTCATTGCGTTGAGGCTCTGGCGAAGATCGACCGCAACTGAACAACCACCTGACGGGCGAGTGGCCGTCGCCGGTATTTGGAGTGCATTTTGTGAGATTACAGCCCGCGATGTGTCTCACCTACAGGGTCGCTCTCATGACGACCTGCCAGACCGGATTGACCTGAGTGGAACGTGACAAGCCAGATCAGAGCGAGGAGGAGGGGTTCGTCCATCCCGACGCAGCGATGGATGCTGCGCTGAGCTGGCTCTTTACGCTTCAGGCCGAACCGAACGACAGGCAGCTGCGGACGGCATTCGAGGCATGGCGTCAGGCGGATGCTGCAAACGCCCGGGCATTTGCCACGGTCGCCGAGGCTTGGGAACTTCCGGAAATGGACATGGTTGCAGGCGAGGTGGCTTTACGTGCCGGCCACGTCGCTCTCGACCGAAAGCCGGTCGCCATCGACGGCGGGAGGCGGAAAAGGAAGGTGTGGAGCCGGGCGGTTCTCGCGGCTGCCGCGGCAATCTTGATTGCGGTCTGTGTCCAGCAATACCCCGCGCTGATGCTGCGATGGCAGGCGGATTACATCACCGCCACTGGCATGCGCGACGAAATCATGCTGCCCGACGGTTCGCGCATGATCCTCAACACGGCCTCGGCCGTCGCGCTCGATTTCGAAGGCGGCAGGCGCGCCGTTTCGCTGCTTGGGGGAGAGGCGTTTTTCGATGTCGTTCCGGACCCTGCGCGGCCCTTCACCGTTGCCGCGGCCTTTTCCTCGGTGGAGGTGAAGGGAACGGCGTTTTCCGTCCGCACAGAAACGGATCATGACGTCGTCGTGCTGGAACGCGGCCATGTCGATGTGACGCGACCCGCCGCACCGGGTGAAAAGGTGGCGCTGGAACCCGGCGAAAGCGTGACGGCCACAAACACCAGACTTTCCGCGGTGGAGAAAATGGATACGGCAACAGCGCTTGCCTGGCTGAACGGCCGGGTGATTTTCCGGGATCGTCCGTTCGGCGAGGTCTTGCAGGAAATCGGCCGATATCACAGCCCGCCGGTCATCGTTGCGAACACACGGCTCAGGCAGGTGAGGATCAACGGCAACTATCGGCTCGAAGATCCGGAGCGGGCGATCCGCTCTCTTGCCACCGCTGCAGGCGCTTCCGTTACCCGACTTCCCGGCGGAATCCTAATCCTGCGATAAAAACTCAACTTTTTTTGTGAGATTTGCCCCGCCCGCGTGTCAGGTGTTTACAGGCCGGGTCCTCGCAGCAGCGAACCGGCCCTCATGACCAGTTTGCAGGGGATTGCCGATGGGGCGGATTGCGTATGGTGACGGCCGGGTTCGGGCGGATGGAGGAGGCATGCTGCGCGGCGGACGGCGTCTCGCCTTTTTCTTCATCACCTCGACGATGCTCGGATCGGCAAGCCTCTTTTTCCCGGTGATCTCGCATGCCCAGCAGCGGGTGGCAGAACAGACGCGCTTCGACATTCCCGCGCAGCCCCTTTCGGCGGCGATCGCCTCCTTTATCCGAGCCACCGAATGGGACGTGGGCTTCACCTCCGCGACCGTCTCGGGCAAGCGCTCGGCCGCCGTGTCCGGCACGATGACGCCCGCACAGGCATTGCAGGCAATGCTTGCCGGCACAGGCGTGAGCGCCGACATTTCCGGTCCCTCCACCGCCGCGCTGGTTTCCGGTTCAGGCGGTGCTGCTCAGAGAGCCCCTGTCAATGCGGATGGCTCGCTCGTGCTCGACACCATAACGATCAGCGGCGGCGGCAATCCGGCGGATGCGCCCTACAGGAGTTCCGGTTCGGGTGCATACATATCTGCCCAACAGATCGAGCGGTTTCGGGGCACCTCCACCGGCGACATGCTAAAGTCGACGCCCGGCGTCATTGCCTCGGCGAACCGCAACGGAGCGTCGCTCGAGGTAAACATTCGCGGCGTTCAGGGCATGAACCGCGTCAAGGTCACGGTCGACGGCAGCGAGCAGACAATCGCGGAAGGGCAGGGCTATCCCGGCAGCCGCACGCGTTCCTATATCGATCCCGATCTGATTGCGGGAGTTGAGATCGAGAAGGGCCCGCAGATGTCGGGCGCCGGTGCCGGCGCGATCGGCGGCGCGGT includes the following:
- a CDS encoding RNA polymerase sigma factor, encoding MTTTLADIFLSNRKSIMWSVLRIVRDPQTAEDVAQETYVRARKAVEHGPIDHIEAFLFQTARNIALNHLRHQRTRGAVECDDLPAADVGNIASDTPSQEADLIHRQRLRHLHEAVAKLPQRARTVWVLSRIEKWSYPRIAEHLGVSPNTVFNDLKLAHAHCVEALAKIDRN
- a CDS encoding FecR family protein, translating into MERDKPDQSEEEGFVHPDAAMDAALSWLFTLQAEPNDRQLRTAFEAWRQADAANARAFATVAEAWELPEMDMVAGEVALRAGHVALDRKPVAIDGGRRKRKVWSRAVLAAAAAILIAVCVQQYPALMLRWQADYITATGMRDEIMLPDGSRMILNTASAVALDFEGGRRAVSLLGGEAFFDVVPDPARPFTVAAAFSSVEVKGTAFSVRTETDHDVVVLERGHVDVTRPAAPGEKVALEPGESVTATNTRLSAVEKMDTATALAWLNGRVIFRDRPFGEVLQEIGRYHSPPVIVANTRLRQVRINGNYRLEDPERAIRSLATAAGASVTRLPGGILILR
- a CDS encoding acyclic terpene utilization AtuA family protein; translation: MRKFSRQSRLSVVSCPHNEAAELALTESVKFVCSSGAVGSGIHLPAFRAAMERQPDFVASDAGTIDAGPYHLGVGKGAYATEALRHDLEILLTEVPKGTPVLVGSADTAGGDPHVDRTLDIIKDIVSQHGLKRRIAVIRSELDPAMLQNAYDDGRVVALDHAPALDRDGIGRSTRIVGMMGVEPLQEALQEDVDFILAGRCSDSALFAALPIMRGIPEGLAWHAGKIVECGTLTCETYGKGAMFGELFADHGIITPVGEGLRCTPQSVASHSLYENGDPYLHRESSGTLDITDAQFEQHDPVSVRISGARYIPADRPSIKLEGVEFAGYQSMLMGGIRDPFIIRQFDKWLAEVKDDVRQRAARLLGDVLSPKDWRIDTHAYGHNAVMGAREPSHAHPPHEIGLAFCLSAPTQELANKLAELSRQPLLHHPIPEWSGSITGFACLFNQAHVERGPYWRFSMHHVLLPTPDETVFRREILTLG
- a CDS encoding GntR family transcriptional regulator, encoding MDSSAPLSDQIVQIISDAVISGEFAEGERLREAELATRFGVSRAPLREAMRLLEERRLIERLPYAGVRVVPLTARMVSELYEIRAALEAIVCRRAAARITDTQIEELETMLEAERSLLPLIEHGEQSRPLPIRDFHARLAEIADNSELQSLLATDLWRRARGYYRRVWPDLADRTRIAHAEHSAVLDALRQRDGELAALLMRRHIERSRALLESQVSPLAD
- a CDS encoding DUF4387 domain-containing protein; this translates as MKLSDCTALIRSKNAGPFSLTYDIMFSDEATYQHVKRSGVITSEAMAEKIGCDVNDIKFFVCDNALAFKFTIPRLLPAGDPADADLHGGQQFAPLMDIEVPELSK